One window of the Gambusia affinis linkage group LG13, SWU_Gaff_1.0, whole genome shotgun sequence genome contains the following:
- the cnrip1b gene encoding CB1 cannabinoid receptor-interacting protein 1b, which translates to MADVPQIVKIGISLKMLPNNSPVFFKSDGARFGQTRTIKLLTGSKYKIEVVVKPGAVQATSMSVGGVTFPLEQQSKDPQSAVYTGQYDTEGVAHTKSGERQPVQINIQFTEAGSFETVWQVKFYNYNKRDHCQWGNSFNSIEYECKPNDTRTLMWINKEMFI; encoded by the exons ATGGCCGACGTTCCCCAGATCGTCAAAATCGGGATTTCCCTGAAGATGCTTCCGAACAACAGCCCGGTGTTCTTCAAGTCGGACGGAGCTCGGTTCGGACAGACGCGGACCATCAAGCTGCTGACCGGCTCCAAGTACAAGATCGAAGTGGTGGTGAAGCCGGGAGCTGTCCAGGCCAC CTCCATGAGTGTGGGTGGAGTGACCTTTCCCTTGGAGCAACAATCCAAAGACCCCCAGTCTGCGGTTTACACCGGTCAGTATGACACTGAGGGGGTGGCACACACAAAGAGTGGAGAAAGGCAGCCAGTTCAAATCAATATACAG TTCACAGAGGCGGGATCATTTGAAACCGTGTGGCAGGTGAAGTTCTACAACTACAACAAGAGGGACCACTGCCAGTGGGGCAACAGCTTTAACAGCATCGAGTACGAATGCAAACCCAACGACACGCGCACG